One Defluviimonas sp. SAOS-178_SWC DNA window includes the following coding sequences:
- a CDS encoding OmpA family protein — protein sequence MQKRVSLLLLSTGLAVMAGCSKETNIARSFYSEAGSEIETRDFGNATMNNTMVQSGERSYIIDLTRRFAADVPNTVNFAFDSAVLDAGAQAALMQQADWIRQFPEVRFRVYGHTDLVGSNAYNKGLGLRRANAVVAFLSTQGISRSRLEAVVSYGETQPLVFVQSEERRNRRTVTEVSGLVEKNPALLNGKYAEVIFREYVQSAQPIHTQEEVSGGGQAAGSGG from the coding sequence ATGCAGAAGCGTGTGAGCCTTCTCCTTCTTTCGACCGGCCTTGCGGTGATGGCGGGCTGCTCGAAGGAAACCAACATCGCCCGGTCCTTCTATTCCGAAGCCGGTTCCGAGATCGAAACCCGCGATTTCGGCAATGCGACCATGAACAACACCATGGTCCAGTCTGGCGAGCGGTCCTACATCATCGACCTGACGCGGCGGTTCGCGGCCGATGTGCCGAACACCGTGAACTTCGCCTTCGACAGCGCGGTTCTCGATGCCGGCGCACAGGCGGCCCTGATGCAGCAGGCCGACTGGATCCGGCAGTTCCCGGAAGTCCGCTTCCGCGTCTACGGCCATACCGACCTCGTGGGCTCAAACGCCTACAACAAGGGGCTCGGCCTGCGTCGCGCGAATGCGGTCGTCGCCTTCCTCTCGACCCAGGGCATCAGCCGCTCGCGGCTCGAGGCGGTGGTCTCCTACGGCGAAACCCAGCCTCTGGTCTTCGTGCAGAGCGAGGAACGGCGCAACCGTCGCACCGTGACCGAAGTGTCCGGGCTGGTCGAAAAGAACCCCGCCCTCCTCAACGGCAAATATGCCGAGGTGATCTTCCGCGAATACGTCCAGAGCGCCCAGCCGATCCACACCCAGGAAGAGGTGTCCGGCGGCGGTCAGGCCGCGGGTTCCGGCGGTTGA
- a CDS encoding AAA family ATPase codes for MSSVAALQPEPAPIVACTISRDVSNFDLLIEDMETELGESWGDLTFDDAVLFLNQPDADSLEFVAIAVDAQDENDLARISGIITTAKDKGLKVILIAEEVSPIALHQLLKLGADDFVPYPLPENALHDSIERLHKAPAADMVLHDAPASPSFKPRGDRDGVILPVHGLAGGTGATTLAVNLAWELATVQKDNAPRVCLLDFDFQYGSVSTYLDLPRREAVYEMLSDTASIDNVSFLQALLSFNDKMHVMTAPSEMLPLDIVTSEDINRVLDVARANFDFVVIDMPSTVVQWTEAVLNHAHVYFATMELDMRSAQNTLRMIRALKAEELPYEKLRYVLNRAPKFTDLSGKGRVKRLAESLDITIELQLPDGAKQVTQSNDHGLPLAETAAKNPLRREIAKLAKSIFDVNVAAEAATA; via the coding sequence ATGAGCAGTGTAGCAGCCTTGCAGCCGGAACCGGCACCGATCGTCGCGTGCACGATTTCGCGCGATGTCAGCAACTTCGACCTACTGATCGAAGACATGGAAACCGAGCTTGGGGAAAGCTGGGGCGACCTGACCTTCGACGATGCGGTCCTCTTCCTGAACCAGCCCGACGCCGATTCGCTCGAATTCGTCGCCATCGCTGTCGATGCGCAGGATGAAAACGACCTCGCCCGGATCTCCGGAATCATCACCACTGCCAAGGACAAGGGCCTTAAGGTGATCCTCATCGCCGAAGAGGTCAGCCCGATCGCGCTTCACCAGCTTCTCAAGCTCGGCGCCGATGATTTCGTCCCCTACCCGCTTCCCGAGAATGCCCTGCACGACTCGATCGAGCGTCTGCACAAGGCACCGGCCGCGGACATGGTCCTGCACGACGCCCCCGCGTCGCCAAGCTTCAAGCCCAGGGGCGACCGGGACGGGGTCATCCTGCCGGTCCACGGACTTGCCGGCGGCACCGGTGCCACTACCCTCGCGGTGAACCTCGCCTGGGAGCTTGCGACCGTCCAGAAGGACAACGCCCCCCGCGTCTGCCTGCTCGACTTCGATTTCCAGTACGGCTCGGTCTCCACCTATCTCGACCTGCCGCGCCGCGAAGCGGTTTACGAGATGCTGTCCGATACCGCCTCGATCGACAATGTGAGCTTCCTTCAGGCGCTCCTGAGCTTCAACGACAAGATGCATGTCATGACCGCGCCGTCGGAAATGCTGCCGCTCGACATCGTCACCTCCGAAGACATCAACCGGGTTCTCGACGTGGCGCGGGCGAACTTCGACTTCGTCGTCATCGACATGCCCTCGACGGTCGTCCAATGGACCGAGGCGGTCTTGAACCACGCCCATGTCTACTTCGCGACGATGGAGCTCGACATGCGTTCGGCCCAGAACACGCTGCGCATGATCCGCGCGCTCAAAGCCGAGGAACTCCCCTACGAGAAGCTGCGCTACGTTCTCAACCGGGCGCCGAAGTTCACCGACCTGTCCGGCAAGGGCCGCGTCAAGCGGTTGGCGGAAAGCCTTGATATCACGATCGAACTGCAGCTCCCCGACGGGGCCAAGCAGGTGACGCAGTCCAACGACCACGGCCTGCCGCTGGCCGAGACCGCGGCCAAGAACCCGCTCCGCCGTGAAATCGCGAAGCTCGCCAAGTCGATCTTCGACGTCAACGTGGCAGCGGAAGCGGCCACTGCCTAA
- a CDS encoding CpaF family protein, with product MFSRYKKPTAAAPAPAATAKPQAAAPASGEGGRPAIARRPMAGNATAPAQALAMDKEKKRKERMGELKVELHKRLLDNLNLGALEHATEADLRQEIVSITTEALEDMSVVLNKDERSTLFQELYHEVMGLGPLEPLLQDDTVNDILVNGPQQVFVERAGKLELTDTTFKDERHLLRIIDKIVSAVGRRVDESNPYVDARLADGSRFNAMVPPIAVDGSLVSIRKFKKEKLAVDDLVRFGAFTEEMAAYLQAAVSTRLNVIVSGGTGSGKTTTLNALSSFIDNSERILTIEDTAELQLQQVHVGRMESRPANVEGKGAVTQRDCLRNALRMRPDRIIVGETRGEEVIDMLQAMNTGHDGSMTTIHANSARDGISRLENMIAMAGIEMPIKAVRSQIASAVNLIVQASRLQDGSRRMTSITEITGMEGDVISMQEIFRYERLGLAPDGKIIGRFTATGVRSAYADRFRSWGYDLPPSIYEPIAAE from the coding sequence ATGTTTTCTCGCTACAAGAAGCCCACCGCCGCAGCTCCGGCACCTGCCGCCACCGCGAAGCCCCAGGCCGCCGCGCCCGCATCGGGTGAAGGCGGCCGCCCGGCCATCGCGCGACGTCCCATGGCCGGAAACGCCACGGCGCCGGCCCAGGCCCTGGCGATGGACAAGGAGAAGAAGCGCAAGGAGCGGATGGGCGAGTTGAAAGTGGAGCTGCACAAGCGGCTTCTCGACAACCTCAACCTCGGCGCGCTGGAACACGCCACCGAAGCCGACCTGCGCCAGGAAATCGTCTCGATCACGACCGAGGCGCTGGAAGACATGAGCGTCGTTCTCAACAAGGACGAGCGCTCCACCCTCTTTCAGGAGCTTTATCACGAGGTCATGGGCCTCGGCCCGCTGGAGCCGCTGCTTCAGGACGACACGGTCAACGATATTCTCGTCAACGGCCCGCAGCAGGTCTTCGTCGAACGCGCCGGCAAGCTCGAGCTGACCGACACGACGTTCAAGGACGAACGCCACCTTCTCAGGATCATCGACAAGATCGTGTCGGCCGTGGGTCGGCGCGTTGATGAATCGAACCCCTATGTCGACGCCCGCCTTGCGGACGGTTCGCGTTTCAACGCGATGGTGCCGCCCATCGCGGTCGACGGCTCGCTCGTCTCCATTCGTAAGTTCAAGAAGGAAAAGCTCGCGGTCGACGACCTCGTCCGCTTCGGCGCCTTCACCGAAGAGATGGCCGCCTATCTTCAGGCCGCCGTCTCGACCCGCCTCAACGTCATCGTCTCGGGCGGTACGGGTTCCGGTAAGACGACCACGCTCAACGCCCTCTCCTCCTTCATCGACAACTCCGAACGGATCCTGACGATCGAGGACACGGCGGAACTTCAGCTCCAGCAGGTCCATGTGGGCCGGATGGAAAGCCGCCCCGCGAACGTCGAGGGCAAGGGCGCCGTCACCCAGCGCGACTGTCTGAGGAACGCGCTCCGGATGCGTCCCGACCGCATCATCGTCGGCGAAACGCGCGGCGAGGAAGTCATCGACATGCTCCAGGCCATGAACACCGGCCACGACGGGTCGATGACCACGATCCACGCGAACTCCGCCCGCGACGGCATCAGCCGTCTGGAAAACATGATCGCGATGGCCGGGATCGAGATGCCGATCAAGGCCGTGCGCTCGCAGATCGCCTCGGCCGTCAACCTCATCGTTCAGGCCTCGCGTCTGCAGGACGGCTCGCGCCGCATGACCTCGATCACCGAGATCACCGGCATGGAAGGCGACGTCATCTCGATGCAGGAGATCTTCCGCTACGAACGGCTCGGCCTTGCGCCCGACGGCAAGATCATCGGTCGCTTCACCGCGACCGGCGTGCGCTCCGCCTACGCGGACCGCTTCCGGTCCTGGGGCTATGACCTGCCGCCATCGATCTACGAACCCATTGCAGCGGAGTAA
- a CDS encoding type II secretion system F family protein produces MIISPTPIIYGLIFLAVLLLVEGIYLVVFGKSISLNSKVNRRLDLLEKGGQREQVLEQLRKEASQHLKAKGIPLYSILAAKAQKANIAFSPKALVAIMGLLSVVAFLGLKIGTAASTPVQIAVSIVMGIGAVYFWVSKKAKKRMDLVEEQLPDAVELMVRSLRVGHPFSSAIQIVAKEVPDPLGTEFGMIADESAYGREVSESLKDLAERMDMQDLRFLAVAVTIQQQSGGNLAEILDGLAKVIRARFRLFRRVRAITAEAKWSGMFLSMFPLGVLAVIQILKPDYFDTVKNTAAFVPAALIVFTFLAINVVFMKMMVNIKV; encoded by the coding sequence ATGATCATCAGCCCGACACCAATCATCTACGGCCTGATCTTCCTTGCCGTTCTCCTTCTGGTCGAGGGCATCTACCTTGTCGTCTTCGGCAAGTCGATCTCGCTCAACTCCAAGGTCAATCGCCGGCTCGACCTTCTGGAAAAGGGGGGGCAGCGCGAACAGGTCCTGGAACAACTCCGCAAGGAAGCCAGCCAGCACCTCAAGGCAAAGGGCATCCCGCTCTATTCGATCCTTGCGGCCAAGGCCCAGAAGGCAAACATCGCATTCTCACCCAAAGCCCTGGTGGCCATCATGGGGCTTCTGTCGGTGGTCGCTTTCCTCGGCCTCAAGATCGGCACCGCGGCCTCGACCCCGGTGCAGATCGCCGTCTCCATCGTGATGGGGATCGGCGCGGTCTATTTCTGGGTCAGCAAGAAGGCCAAGAAACGCATGGACCTCGTCGAGGAACAGCTTCCCGATGCGGTCGAACTGATGGTGCGGAGCTTGCGTGTCGGCCACCCCTTCTCCTCGGCGATCCAGATCGTCGCGAAGGAGGTTCCCGACCCGCTCGGCACCGAATTCGGCATGATCGCCGACGAAAGCGCCTATGGCCGCGAAGTGTCCGAGAGCCTCAAGGACCTGGCCGAACGCATGGACATGCAGGATCTGCGCTTTCTTGCGGTGGCGGTCACGATCCAGCAGCAGTCGGGCGGCAACCTCGCCGAGATCCTCGACGGCCTGGCCAAGGTGATCCGGGCGCGCTTCCGTCTCTTCCGGCGGGTCCGCGCCATCACCGCCGAGGCGAAATGGTCGGGCATGTTCCTGTCGATGTTCCCGCTCGGCGTGCTGGCCGTGATCCAGATTCTGAAGCCGGACTATTTCGACACGGTGAAGAACACGGCGGCCTTCGTGCCGGCCGCGCTCATCGTCTTCACCTTCCTCGCCATCAACGTCGTCTTCATGAAGATGATGGTCAACATCAAGGTCTGA
- a CDS encoding type II secretion system F family protein — translation MLSTINDFLIEKMGPLGPLFAVAVLGIVLVAMTLPTILKKRADPYAKLRDTSRPSGNASNRPTTEKKSLRASKGTDKLDKFASFLEPKSEEEMSTSRLKMTRAGYRGKNAVRTFHAIQFILGIVFLLVGVIYAIVASTTDDVSTTKLILAVILPGAIGYYLPKYWLERRIQSRQQEIQNGFPDALDMLLVCVEAGQSLDQGIIRVSKELKTGYPALAEEFEIVAQEIKAGKDKSTVLRAFSERSGVPDVASFVTVMIQSQTFGTSIAEALRVYAGEMRDKRVMRAEEAANKLPTKMTLGTMMFTVPPLLIILVGPSVYDMMQLFANFSP, via the coding sequence ATGCTGAGCACGATCAACGACTTCCTGATCGAGAAGATGGGCCCGCTTGGCCCGCTCTTCGCCGTTGCCGTCCTCGGCATCGTCCTGGTGGCCATGACGCTGCCGACGATCCTGAAGAAGCGCGCCGATCCCTATGCAAAGCTTCGCGACACGTCGCGCCCGTCGGGCAATGCGTCGAATCGTCCGACGACCGAAAAGAAATCGCTGCGCGCGTCCAAGGGCACCGACAAGCTCGACAAGTTCGCGAGCTTCCTCGAACCGAAGTCCGAGGAAGAGATGAGCACGTCGCGGCTCAAGATGACCCGCGCCGGCTATCGCGGCAAGAACGCGGTCCGCACCTTCCACGCGATCCAGTTCATCCTGGGCATCGTATTCCTGCTTGTCGGCGTGATCTACGCGATCGTCGCCTCGACCACGGACGACGTCTCCACGACGAAACTGATCCTCGCGGTGATCCTTCCCGGCGCGATCGGGTATTACCTGCCGAAATACTGGCTCGAACGCCGCATCCAGTCGCGCCAGCAGGAGATCCAGAACGGCTTTCCGGACGCGCTCGACATGCTTCTCGTCTGCGTCGAGGCCGGCCAGTCGCTCGACCAGGGCATCATCCGGGTGTCGAAGGAACTCAAGACCGGCTATCCCGCGCTCGCCGAGGAATTCGAGATCGTCGCGCAGGAAATCAAGGCCGGCAAGGACAAGAGCACGGTGCTGCGCGCCTTCTCCGAACGCTCCGGCGTGCCTGACGTCGCCTCCTTCGTGACGGTCATGATCCAGTCGCAGACCTTCGGCACCTCGATCGCCGAGGCGCTCCGGGTCTATGCGGGCGAAATGAGGGACAAGCGCGTGATGCGGGCCGAGGAAGCGGCCAACAAGCTGCCGACGAAAATGACGCTCGGGACGATGATGTTCACGGTGCCGCCGCTCCTGATCATCCTTGTGGGTCCGTCGGTCTACGATATGATGCAGCTGTTCGCGAATTTCTCACCCTGA
- a CDS encoding tetratricopeptide repeat protein, whose translation MALRITVLLFAAGLLAACQPTGGLPANGGSPFAPSGPARGEAVDGLIVGHRLMAAGEYELALKAYYRAAADRGMTIDTLSALGSANLRLGRLGQAERLLRRAVKEDETFVPAWNNLGVVLMETGKYAEASRVFRTAFALDSGQTDSIRENLRRALAKIEEPSYDISDTGEFSLVRRGNGQYLLLTTH comes from the coding sequence ATGGCACTACGCATAACGGTTCTTCTGTTCGCAGCCGGATTGCTGGCCGCCTGTCAACCGACAGGCGGCCTTCCCGCGAATGGCGGCTCCCCCTTCGCGCCGTCAGGGCCCGCGCGGGGCGAGGCGGTCGACGGCCTAATTGTGGGCCACCGCCTGATGGCGGCGGGCGAGTACGAACTGGCACTCAAGGCCTATTACCGCGCGGCGGCCGACCGCGGCATGACCATCGACACGCTGTCGGCCCTCGGCTCCGCCAACCTCCGGCTCGGACGGCTCGGCCAGGCCGAGCGGCTCCTGCGGCGCGCGGTCAAGGAGGATGAGACCTTCGTGCCGGCCTGGAACAATCTCGGCGTCGTTCTGATGGAGACGGGCAAGTATGCCGAGGCGAGCCGGGTCTTCCGCACCGCCTTCGCCCTCGATAGTGGCCAAACAGACTCCATCCGCGAAAATCTGCGCCGCGCGCTCGCCAAGATCGAGGAACCGTCCTATGATATCAGCGATACAGGTGAATTCTCTTTGGTGAGGCGTGGCAACGGGCAATACCTGCTCCTCACCACACATTGA
- a CDS encoding tetratricopeptide repeat protein, producing the protein MRHPILISLCIAGVAALSACQKASDAEVDRAIKDVNVIDESNLNDVMLTVADPDEAVAYFQRTADANPDRIDVKRGLAKSLVRAKKPSEAALVWKSVIDSREGTNEDRVALADALIRANEWKKAEAELNMIPPTHETYERYRLEAMVADANKKWKKADSFYETAFGLTTQPSGVLNNWGYSKLTRGDFGGAEKLFAEALTYDSSNFTTKNNLVLARAAQRQYDMPIVPMTQSERAELLYTAALTAIKQGDVTIGKGLLEDAVETSPRYFEQAARALETINASVVKG; encoded by the coding sequence ATGCGCCACCCTATCCTGATTTCTCTCTGCATCGCAGGGGTTGCGGCCCTGTCGGCCTGCCAGAAGGCGTCCGATGCCGAGGTCGACCGCGCGATCAAGGACGTCAATGTCATCGACGAAAGCAACCTCAACGACGTCATGCTGACGGTGGCCGACCCGGACGAGGCCGTGGCCTATTTCCAGAGGACCGCCGACGCCAATCCCGACCGCATCGACGTGAAGCGGGGTCTGGCGAAATCGCTGGTCCGCGCCAAGAAGCCGTCCGAGGCGGCCCTGGTCTGGAAGTCGGTGATCGACAGCCGCGAGGGCACGAACGAAGACCGCGTCGCCCTTGCCGACGCACTCATCCGCGCCAACGAGTGGAAGAAGGCCGAGGCCGAACTCAACATGATCCCGCCGACCCACGAGACATACGAGCGCTACCGGCTGGAGGCGATGGTCGCCGACGCCAACAAGAAATGGAAGAAGGCCGACAGTTTCTACGAGACGGCGTTTGGGCTCACCACACAGCCGTCGGGCGTCCTCAACAACTGGGGCTATTCGAAGTTGACCCGCGGAGATTTCGGCGGCGCCGAAAAGCTCTTTGCCGAGGCGCTGACCTATGACAGCTCCAACTTCACGACCAAGAACAACCTCGTCCTCGCCCGCGCGGCGCAGCGGCAATACGATATGCCGATCGTGCCGATGACACAATCCGAACGGGCCGAATTGCTCTACACGGCGGCGCTGACGGCGATCAAGCAGGGCGACGTAACCATCGGCAAGGGGCTTTTGGAAGACGCGGTCGAGACCAGCCCGCGCTATTTCGAACAAGCCGCCCGCGCGCTTGAGACGATCAATGCCAGCGTGGTGAAAGGCTGA
- a CDS encoding prepilin peptidase — protein sequence MLGLTAPQAYLALLLTVLPVCAWVAWSDLKTMKIPNKAVMALLAIYVVVGLLVIPFEFWAWRWANFVVVLAIGFVLNAVANVGAGDAKFAAAAAPFFSQRIEHLQLILILLAAFLLGAFAAHRLMRAVPAVRAATPDWVSWTRKDFPMGLALVGTFLTYLVFMAFPGVLAALQGAIGSTSM from the coding sequence ATGCTCGGACTGACGGCGCCACAGGCGTATCTCGCTCTTCTGCTCACGGTTCTGCCGGTCTGCGCCTGGGTCGCATGGTCCGATCTCAAGACGATGAAGATCCCCAACAAGGCGGTCATGGCGCTGCTCGCGATCTATGTCGTGGTCGGGCTTCTGGTGATCCCGTTCGAGTTCTGGGCCTGGCGCTGGGCCAACTTCGTCGTCGTCCTTGCCATCGGCTTCGTGCTGAACGCCGTTGCGAATGTCGGCGCCGGCGATGCCAAGTTCGCTGCCGCCGCCGCGCCGTTCTTCTCGCAGCGGATCGAGCATCTCCAGCTCATCCTGATCCTGCTCGCGGCCTTCCTGCTCGGCGCCTTCGCCGCGCATCGGCTGATGCGCGCGGTTCCGGCCGTTCGGGCAGCAACGCCCGACTGGGTGAGCTGGACGCGCAAGGATTTTCCGATGGGCCTCGCGCTCGTCGGGACGTTCCTGACCTATCTCGTCTTCATGGCCTTCCCCGGCGTCCTGGCGGCGCTTCAGGGGGCGATCGGCTCGACCAGTATGTAA
- a CDS encoding ATPase has protein sequence MNMQVTNVIAPTPPRSMTDTGLSIVMMRDILLKTMFRMNLETVSEISRIIALPIPTTQELIDLARSQKLLEATGTLHANSGGEMGYQLADAGKARALDALSQSEYYGAMPVPLDVYREQVKKQSIRNVALTRQQLTGAMGHLILPDELLDHLGPAVGAGRSILMYGPPGNGKSSISNGIRDALGDKIYIPRAIEYAGQVITVYDPIVHSAAEASVDDPNALRRSSNRFDNRYVLCERPTVITGGELSLDMLDLTYNPTARTYTASLQLKATGGVFIIDDLGRQAEPPQKIVNRWIVPLEENKDILALQSGEKFEVPFDTLVIFSTNFHPNEIFDKAALRRIFFKIKIDGPNQEMFLKIFAMVAKKKKMPLNEKALLHLLKVKYPTISNVYANYQPVFLIDQMIAICNFEGIPYQMTPELIDRAWANMFVRDEKIVH, from the coding sequence ATGAACATGCAGGTGACCAACGTTATCGCGCCAACGCCGCCCCGCTCGATGACCGATACCGGCCTTTCGATCGTGATGATGCGCGATATCCTCCTCAAGACGATGTTCCGGATGAACCTCGAAACCGTCTCGGAGATTTCCCGGATCATCGCGTTGCCGATTCCGACGACGCAGGAGCTCATCGACCTCGCGCGGAGCCAGAAGCTCCTCGAGGCGACGGGCACGCTCCACGCCAACTCGGGCGGCGAAATGGGGTATCAGCTTGCCGATGCCGGCAAGGCGCGGGCGCTCGATGCGCTCAGCCAGTCCGAGTATTACGGCGCGATGCCGGTGCCGCTCGACGTCTACCGCGAGCAGGTCAAGAAGCAGTCGATCCGCAACGTCGCGCTGACCCGTCAGCAACTGACCGGCGCGATGGGCCACCTGATCCTGCCGGACGAACTTCTCGACCATCTCGGGCCCGCCGTCGGCGCGGGGCGCTCGATCCTCATGTACGGACCGCCGGGCAACGGCAAATCCTCGATCTCGAACGGGATCCGCGACGCGCTCGGCGACAAGATCTACATCCCGCGCGCCATCGAATATGCCGGTCAGGTCATCACCGTCTACGACCCGATCGTCCATTCGGCCGCCGAAGCCTCGGTCGACGACCCGAATGCGCTGCGCCGGTCCTCGAACCGCTTCGACAACCGCTATGTGCTTTGCGAGCGGCCGACGGTGATCACCGGCGGTGAACTGTCGCTCGACATGCTCGACCTCACCTACAACCCGACGGCGCGGACCTATACCGCCTCGCTCCAGCTCAAGGCCACCGGCGGCGTCTTCATCATCGACGACCTTGGCCGCCAAGCCGAGCCGCCGCAGAAGATCGTCAACCGCTGGATCGTTCCGCTCGAGGAAAACAAGGACATCCTCGCGCTCCAGTCGGGCGAGAAGTTCGAGGTGCCCTTCGACACGCTGGTGATCTTCTCCACCAACTTCCACCCGAACGAGATCTTCGACAAGGCGGCGCTTCGCCGGATCTTTTTCAAGATCAAGATCGACGGGCCGAACCAGGAAATGTTCCTGAAGATCTTCGCGATGGTGGCGAAGAAGAAGAAGATGCCGCTGAACGAAAAGGCGCTCCTGCACCTCCTGAAGGTCAAGTATCCGACGATCAGCAACGTCTATGCGAACTACCAGCCGGTGTTCCTGATCGACCAGATGATCGCGATCTGCAACTTCGAGGGTATCCCCTACCAGATGACGCCGGAGTTGATCGACCGGGCCTGGGCCAACATGTTCGTCCGCGACGAAAAGATCGTGCATTGA
- a CDS encoding NAD(P)-binding domain-containing protein — MRGLGIAGSGRAARPFLSRLQAAGIGAASFAVPGSGAGPLDRDGFARGLTTLILVPADIAEAEALLFEAQGFAKRVPSLKTVVIAATLSPRYVRALRGRIAASIALVDAPYSGTMRAAEEGRLSFFLGGGKDEIASLAPIFGQLGHKAARMGGFGTAMAAKVMNDFLAASTTAMTRIALDWAEAQGIEDAQLLDMTECLFSGRALPGCDMVDYGAGCLASDDCIATLVKEVESALDTALAGAHLTPPRALDDVFRSMKARPLH; from the coding sequence ATGCGCGGGCTTGGGATTGCCGGTTCCGGAAGGGCGGCGCGCCCCTTCCTCTCGCGGCTTCAGGCTGCCGGTATCGGCGCGGCCAGCTTCGCTGTCCCGGGCTCCGGGGCCGGGCCGCTCGACCGGGACGGTTTCGCGCGCGGGCTGACGACGCTGATCCTCGTGCCCGCGGACATCGCCGAGGCAGAGGCGCTCTTGTTCGAAGCGCAGGGCTTCGCCAAGCGCGTTCCCTCGCTCAAGACCGTCGTGATCGCCGCGACGCTTTCCCCCCGCTATGTGCGGGCGCTCAGGGGACGCATCGCCGCAAGCATCGCGCTGGTCGACGCGCCCTATTCCGGCACGATGCGCGCGGCGGAAGAGGGGCGGCTGTCGTTCTTCCTCGGCGGCGGCAAGGACGAGATCGCCAGCCTCGCCCCGATATTCGGCCAGCTCGGCCACAAGGCGGCCCGCATGGGCGGTTTCGGGACAGCGATGGCGGCTAAGGTGATGAACGACTTCCTCGCCGCCTCCACGACCGCGATGACACGGATCGCGCTTGACTGGGCCGAGGCCCAAGGGATCGAGGATGCGCAGCTTCTCGACATGACCGAGTGCCTCTTCTCGGGCCGAGCCCTGCCGGGCTGTGACATGGTTGACTACGGCGCCGGCTGTCTTGCCTCCGACGATTGCATTGCGACGCTGGTGAAAGAGGTCGAGTCCGCCCTCGACACGGCGCTTGCCGGCGCGCACCTGACGCCGCCCCGTGCGCTCGACGACGTTTTCCGCAGCATGAAGGCCCGGCCCCTGCACTGA